A part of Candidatus Electrothrix aestuarii genomic DNA contains:
- the galE gene encoding UDP-glucose 4-epimerase GalE → MHILVTGGAGYIGSHTCLELLESGHDVTVIDNLCNASREGLRRVEKLTGKKVSFFQVDLLDADALDSVFRQSEDATAVIHFAGLKAVGESVAKPLLYYQNNLTGTINLCQCMQRNGVKNMVFSSSATVYGDPASVPITEDFPLLACTNPYGRTKAMIEDILRDLYIADNEWNISLLRYFNPVGAHASGEIGEDPNGLPNNLMPYISQVAVGRLEQLSVFGDDYPTPDGTGVRDYIHVVDLAKGHLCALEKLTENPGVVTYNLGTGRGYSVLEMIRAFEKASGKKVPYTITPRRQGDIAQCYADPSLAAQELGWKAELDLDAMCADTWNWQSKNPQGYAG, encoded by the coding sequence ATGCATATTTTAGTTACCGGCGGAGCCGGTTATATCGGCAGTCACACCTGTCTGGAGCTCCTGGAAAGCGGTCATGATGTCACCGTGATTGATAATCTCTGCAATGCGAGTCGGGAAGGCTTGCGGCGGGTGGAAAAGCTTACTGGCAAGAAGGTGAGTTTTTTTCAGGTTGATCTCCTGGATGCGGATGCCTTGGACTCTGTCTTTCGCCAGAGCGAGGATGCTACGGCGGTTATCCATTTTGCCGGTCTCAAGGCAGTGGGTGAATCTGTGGCCAAGCCCCTGCTTTACTACCAAAATAACCTCACCGGCACCATTAACCTTTGCCAATGTATGCAGCGGAACGGAGTAAAGAATATGGTTTTCAGCTCTTCCGCCACCGTGTACGGCGACCCGGCTTCGGTGCCCATCACAGAGGATTTTCCCCTGCTTGCATGCACCAATCCCTATGGTCGCACCAAGGCCATGATTGAGGACATCCTTCGAGATCTCTATATCGCGGATAACGAATGGAACATCAGCCTGCTTCGCTATTTCAACCCCGTCGGCGCTCATGCAAGCGGGGAGATCGGCGAAGACCCGAACGGTCTCCCTAATAACCTGATGCCTTATATCTCCCAGGTCGCTGTGGGCAGACTGGAGCAGCTTTCTGTGTTCGGTGATGATTATCCCACCCCGGACGGAACCGGGGTCCGTGATTATATCCATGTAGTTGATTTGGCCAAGGGCCATCTCTGTGCCTTGGAGAAGCTGACAGAGAATCCAGGGGTGGTTACCTATAACCTGGGCACTGGCCGGGGATACTCTGTGTTGGAGATGATCAGGGCCTTTGAAAAAGCATCAGGGAAAAAGGTCCCCTATACCATTACCCCGCGTCGGCAGGGTGATATCGCCCAATGCTATGCAGATCCCTCCCTTGCCGCCCAGGAGCTGGGCTGGAAGGCTGAACTGGACCTTGATGCGATGTGCGCGGATACCTGGAATTGGCAGTCTAAGAATCCCCAGGGATATGCTGGATAA
- a CDS encoding omptin family outer membrane protease: MQSKIIQRGRKGKGLLGLAAGVIGTGMLLSQAQAAASLDPYYQAGPIHLDFFFGFEGMNGDLTSSIGGEINHANGENEATFFPISELEWPMDITLARFDGSLELNPLWRINATMKTALGDPEENMIDRDWFSAGGPADIYSESSISSSDAFILAIDLEWTYFQQGPWSLSVGVGYLQQEFEYEGDLIIQYSPTGISGYNYIGNGSTAVTYDNTFSMFYFLLGANMQLTPQFELAGKFSVAPFASSEDELHHLYSGKASTGDMEGMATMLEMSGKFLITPWWFVKGGVQLAYISVDGDQYQVLAGEPLGQIDQEVESNQASAYISMGYSF, from the coding sequence ATGCAGAGTAAGATTATACAGAGGGGAAGAAAAGGGAAAGGGCTTCTTGGCTTGGCTGCAGGAGTCATCGGTACTGGTATGCTGCTATCGCAGGCCCAGGCTGCTGCTTCTCTTGATCCGTATTACCAGGCCGGTCCTATACATCTTGATTTTTTCTTTGGCTTTGAAGGGATGAACGGTGACCTGACATCTTCCATCGGTGGCGAAATCAATCATGCCAATGGAGAAAATGAGGCGACCTTTTTTCCGATTAGTGAGCTTGAGTGGCCGATGGATATCACCTTGGCCCGTTTTGATGGTTCGTTGGAGCTGAATCCCCTGTGGCGCATCAACGCCACTATGAAAACAGCTTTGGGTGACCCAGAAGAAAATATGATTGATCGGGATTGGTTTTCTGCTGGTGGACCGGCAGATATCTACTCGGAAAGCAGTATTTCCTCTTCAGATGCCTTTATTCTGGCTATTGACCTGGAATGGACCTATTTCCAGCAGGGCCCTTGGAGTTTATCGGTCGGTGTGGGGTATCTCCAGCAGGAATTTGAGTATGAGGGCGACCTGATCATACAGTACTCTCCTACGGGCATTTCGGGATATAATTATATAGGCAACGGCTCCACAGCTGTTACCTATGATAATACCTTTTCTATGTTTTATTTCCTGTTGGGAGCGAACATGCAGTTGACCCCACAGTTTGAGCTTGCAGGGAAATTTTCCGTGGCACCCTTTGCCTCTTCAGAAGATGAACTGCATCATCTCTACTCAGGTAAGGCCTCCACCGGAGATATGGAAGGGATGGCTACAATGCTTGAGATGAGTGGAAAATTTTTGATTACCCCCTGGTGGTTCGTGAAGGGAGGTGTACAGCTTGCCTATATCTCAGTTGATGGGGATCAGTATCAGGTGCTCGCAGGAGAACCCTTAGGGCAGATTGATCAGGAGGTTGAGAGCAATCAGGCTTCGGCCTATATAAGTATGGGCTACTCTTTTTAA
- a CDS encoding DUF493 domain-containing protein translates to MSEKIPQQALEGCKPEIDYPCVWQYKVIGMEQKAVQAALSEQLGDAPYSLSESRTSRKGKYISLNLELTVHNEEQRLQLYSSLTAHPSIKLVL, encoded by the coding sequence ATGAGTGAAAAAATACCACAGCAGGCATTAGAAGGCTGCAAACCAGAGATTGACTATCCCTGTGTCTGGCAGTACAAGGTTATCGGCATGGAACAAAAGGCTGTGCAGGCAGCTCTTTCCGAACAACTGGGGGATGCGCCCTATTCGCTGTCCGAATCTCGGACCTCCAGAAAGGGAAAGTATATCAGTCTCAATCTGGAACTGACCGTGCATAATGAGGAGCAGCGACTCCAACTGTACAGCTCGCTGACCGCCCACCCCTCGATTAAGCTGGTCCTATGA
- the ispH gene encoding 4-hydroxy-3-methylbut-2-enyl diphosphate reductase: MEIILAQPRGFCAGVNRAINVVNRALEVYKPPVYVLHEIVHNTHVIRELEEKGAIFVEQLEDIPTGAIAIFSAHGVSQETKKQASALKLKTINATCPLVSKVHRRVSLLNKINYDVVVIGHKGHPEVEGTCGHASGAVHVVSSPEEVQRLQVNDPSRVGYVTQTTLSVDDTAVMLEALRKQFPEISEPSRTDICFATSNRQSAVRELSESVDLLLVVGSKNSSNSNRLREVAKNNNISAYLIDHAEEIDPDWLVGSKRIGITAGASAPEYLVTELITWLQERYDVAKVQEMDGVDETICFQMPEIE, translated from the coding sequence ATGGAAATAATCCTTGCCCAACCAAGAGGATTCTGCGCTGGTGTCAACAGAGCTATCAATGTGGTGAACAGGGCCTTAGAGGTCTATAAGCCTCCTGTCTATGTCCTACATGAGATCGTCCATAACACCCATGTCATCAGAGAGTTAGAAGAAAAAGGTGCTATTTTTGTTGAACAACTTGAAGACATCCCCACTGGTGCAATCGCTATTTTCAGCGCCCACGGAGTCTCCCAGGAAACCAAAAAGCAGGCCAGTGCTCTCAAACTGAAGACGATAAACGCGACCTGCCCCTTGGTTTCCAAGGTGCATCGCCGTGTAAGCCTCTTAAATAAAATTAATTATGACGTGGTGGTTATCGGTCATAAAGGACATCCTGAGGTTGAGGGCACCTGTGGTCATGCCTCTGGAGCTGTGCATGTGGTTTCTTCACCAGAGGAAGTTCAGCGTCTTCAGGTTAACGATCCAAGCCGCGTAGGCTATGTGACGCAGACCACGCTCAGTGTTGATGATACGGCGGTAATGCTGGAGGCTCTGCGCAAACAGTTCCCTGAAATCAGCGAACCCTCCCGCACAGACATCTGCTTTGCTACCAGCAACCGACAGAGCGCTGTTCGCGAACTCAGCGAATCAGTAGATCTCCTCCTGGTTGTCGGCTCAAAAAACAGCTCAAACTCCAACAGACTCCGTGAGGTCGCGAAAAACAATAATATCTCTGCTTACCTGATTGATCATGCAGAAGAAATTGATCCCGATTGGCTGGTTGGAAGCAAGCGAATAGGTATAACAGCCGGGGCTTCGGCACCGGAATATCTTGTTACGGAGCTGATCACTTGGCTGCAGGAAAGATACGACGTGGCAAAGGTGCAGGAAATGGACGGAGTGGATGAGACCATCTGTTTCCAGATGCCTGAGATAGAATGA
- a CDS encoding FtsQ-type POTRA domain-containing protein codes for MLRQFRSNYVRPSQLRIRVNIGRYQQTSSAAHKPELNRLLIRKGIFALILILLLLFAARWSFRTLESSGVFSVRRVTVQGNRMSNEAQIRSLADIQPGVQLFDVTAEEVAARILQHPWIDQVEVERVWPDTLTVRVIEHRPLAMINIEGEQQGLYYLDYQGEVFVPVDPLQDIDYPVVTGIAPPDGVDEEGAFQLGEDARTREVCEFLHVAARGNPILPLQSISEIHARQEKGIIVYLVEHPFPIYIGYGNVEKRYYQLVKLLGRFYRKKTIEGIKEIRMDYHDGRILVARSEP; via the coding sequence ATGCTACGCCAATTTCGCTCCAATTATGTACGACCTTCCCAGTTGCGGATTCGGGTTAATATTGGGCGTTATCAGCAAACAAGCTCTGCTGCCCATAAGCCTGAGCTGAATCGCCTTCTGATCAGGAAAGGCATTTTTGCGCTGATACTGATTCTACTGCTTCTTTTTGCTGCTCGTTGGAGTTTTCGCACCTTGGAGAGCTCAGGAGTTTTTTCTGTGCGCCGGGTGACGGTGCAGGGAAATCGCATGAGCAACGAGGCTCAGATACGTAGCCTTGCTGATATTCAACCAGGCGTTCAGCTTTTTGATGTAACTGCCGAGGAAGTTGCAGCGCGTATTCTCCAGCATCCCTGGATTGACCAGGTCGAGGTAGAGCGTGTTTGGCCGGATACGCTGACCGTACGGGTTATTGAGCACCGACCACTGGCGATGATTAATATCGAAGGTGAGCAGCAGGGACTGTATTATCTTGATTATCAGGGTGAGGTTTTTGTGCCTGTGGATCCTTTGCAAGATATTGACTATCCCGTTGTCACCGGGATAGCGCCACCGGACGGGGTGGATGAAGAAGGAGCGTTTCAGCTGGGCGAGGACGCACGGACAAGAGAGGTGTGTGAATTTTTGCATGTTGCTGCGAGAGGCAATCCTATCCTGCCTCTGCAATCAATCTCTGAAATACATGCGAGGCAGGAAAAAGGAATTATTGTTTATCTTGTTGAACATCCCTTTCCTATTTATATAGGATATGGTAATGTCGAAAAAAGATATTATCAGCTCGTGAAATTGCTTGGGCGGTTTTATCGAAAGAAAACAATAGAGGGGATTAAAGAAATTCGAATGGATTATCATGATGGCCGTATTCTTGTGGCCAGATCAGAGCCTTAG
- a CDS encoding radical SAM protein has protein sequence MHPLLQTETGTVRKKWKGRLPVALLYPNTYPLAVSNLGFQLLYRLLNASEDIVCERFVYPQGQEPFRSLESSRPLADFSLVFGSISFEHDYAHLTAMLAAGGVAPYAADRPQEIAAGSPLVVLGGVAVFMNPEPLALFADLMVIGEAEAIFPRLLPVLVELTDRRALKEIGATIPGCYVPSAYRFSYDSDGRVQEVTRPDGLPRQVQRVYLEQSPLAAHSELLSPEAELGMYMTELGRGCSRGCRFCAAGFIYRPPRLWSAEAVLEGLAQRPPESDRVGLLGMEMADPTLLDEIANFLQANACSLSFSSLRADRISPRLLELLAHSGLKSVAIAPDGCSERLRRIINKGLSEEDLFAAAVSLVEAGIYTLKLYVMVGLPTETEQDLEEFVQLVQKIRAAILPLGQQKGRLCELILSVNSFVPKPWTPFQYLSFGGQERAQAVQDQDCTEAVLHLKKKIKYLKKAFTKMDNLHIKVDRPDKVLAQAVFSRADRRIAPALLDIGMGKCSFKQAMKKHKLSSWQYAVRPRESNELFCWQVLDHGIETGYLAKELERSLTGKITPPCDTSRCRRCGVCGD, from the coding sequence TTGCATCCCCTGCTTCAAACAGAGACCGGGACAGTCCGCAAAAAATGGAAGGGCCGCTTACCAGTGGCCCTTTTGTATCCCAACACCTATCCCCTTGCGGTTTCCAACCTTGGTTTTCAACTCCTGTATCGCCTTCTGAACGCTTCAGAAGACATTGTTTGTGAGCGTTTTGTCTACCCTCAAGGTCAAGAGCCTTTCCGCTCTCTGGAATCCAGCCGTCCTTTAGCAGACTTTTCCCTCGTTTTTGGCTCAATCAGTTTTGAGCACGATTATGCCCATCTGACAGCTATGTTGGCCGCTGGTGGGGTAGCGCCCTATGCGGCAGATCGTCCCCAGGAAATAGCTGCGGGCTCACCTTTAGTCGTACTGGGTGGGGTTGCTGTCTTTATGAATCCAGAGCCCTTAGCGCTTTTTGCCGACCTGATGGTGATCGGTGAGGCTGAGGCTATCTTTCCCCGCTTATTGCCTGTATTGGTCGAGTTGACCGATAGGCGTGCGCTAAAAGAAATTGGAGCAACCATTCCTGGCTGCTATGTTCCATCAGCCTATCGCTTCAGCTATGATAGTGATGGCCGGGTGCAGGAGGTAACACGCCCCGACGGCTTGCCTCGTCAAGTTCAGCGGGTTTATTTAGAGCAATCGCCCTTAGCAGCTCATTCTGAACTCCTGTCCCCAGAGGCGGAACTGGGGATGTACATGACTGAATTGGGGCGAGGCTGTAGCCGTGGCTGCCGTTTCTGTGCAGCGGGCTTTATCTATCGTCCTCCGCGATTGTGGTCAGCAGAGGCGGTGCTAGAAGGCCTTGCTCAACGTCCTCCTGAGAGCGATCGGGTGGGGCTGCTTGGGATGGAGATGGCAGACCCTACGCTGTTGGATGAGATTGCCAATTTTTTGCAAGCAAACGCCTGCTCCCTTTCCTTTTCCTCACTGCGCGCTGATCGGATATCTCCCCGATTGCTTGAGCTCCTTGCGCATTCAGGCCTGAAGTCGGTTGCTATAGCCCCTGATGGCTGCTCAGAGCGCCTCAGGAGAATCATTAATAAGGGCTTGTCAGAAGAAGATTTATTTGCAGCAGCAGTCTCCCTTGTGGAGGCCGGAATCTATACCCTGAAGCTTTATGTGATGGTCGGTCTGCCTACGGAAACTGAGCAGGATCTAGAAGAGTTTGTTCAGCTGGTGCAAAAAATCCGGGCGGCGATCTTGCCTCTTGGACAGCAGAAAGGACGTCTTTGCGAGCTGATCCTCTCGGTGAATTCTTTTGTTCCCAAGCCCTGGACTCCGTTTCAGTACCTTTCTTTTGGTGGGCAGGAGAGGGCGCAGGCTGTACAGGATCAGGACTGCACAGAGGCCGTCCTGCATCTAAAAAAGAAAATTAAATATCTAAAAAAGGCCTTTACCAAGATGGATAACCTGCACATCAAGGTCGATCGTCCAGATAAGGTCCTTGCCCAGGCGGTTTTTTCCCGGGCAGATCGTCGTATTGCCCCAGCCTTATTGGATATCGGCATGGGAAAGTGTTCTTTTAAGCAGGCCATGAAAAAGCATAAACTCTCTTCCTGGCAATATGCTGTCAGGCCGCGAGAGAGCAACGAGCTTTTTTGCTGGCAGGTGCTTGATCATGGTATTGAGACGGGATATCTTGCCAAGGAGCTGGAGCGTTCTTTAACTGGAAAAATAACCCCGCCCTGCGACACCAGCCGCTGCCGCCGTTGCGGTGTGTGTGGAGATTAA
- a CDS encoding serine acetyltransferase — MSFKDEESCGCEGHRQTVTLEDDYIPSIVSQLTEGFTSKRWSCHIEPVAIPTKKEVVDLVLQAQRVMFPGYFSSTMLNSSSLEYHLGHNLTIFFRNLNRQISSAIRHDCFRHNQPCSNCNARSHALASRFIKELPKIREYLESDIQATLEGDPAARNADEVIFSYPGFFAVFVYRLAHALFILGIPLLPRILSEYAYHRTAIDIHPGAEIGESFFIDHGAGVVIGETCVIGNRVRLYQGVTLGALSLPKGAGRKMRDIKRHPTIEDDVIVYASAIILGGDTVVGARSIVGGNVWLTKSIGPDTKVLVKQPELVYRGKDE; from the coding sequence ATGTCTTTTAAAGACGAAGAATCCTGCGGATGCGAAGGGCATAGACAAACAGTCACCTTGGAAGATGATTATATCCCTTCCATTGTCAGCCAGCTGACAGAAGGGTTTACCTCAAAAAGGTGGTCCTGCCATATTGAACCGGTTGCTATTCCCACCAAAAAAGAGGTGGTTGATCTGGTGCTCCAGGCCCAGCGGGTCATGTTTCCTGGATATTTCAGCTCAACTATGCTCAATTCCTCCAGTCTGGAGTATCATTTGGGACATAATCTGACGATTTTTTTTAGGAATTTGAACAGGCAGATCAGCTCTGCCATTCGCCATGACTGCTTTCGCCATAATCAGCCCTGTTCCAACTGTAATGCTCGTAGCCATGCCCTTGCGAGCCGATTTATTAAAGAATTGCCAAAAATTCGTGAGTACTTGGAGTCGGATATTCAGGCAACCCTTGAGGGCGATCCGGCAGCCCGTAATGCAGATGAGGTAATTTTTAGTTATCCCGGCTTTTTTGCCGTGTTTGTTTACCGCTTGGCCCATGCCCTGTTTATCTTAGGCATTCCTCTCCTGCCTAGAATCCTTAGCGAATACGCTTATCATCGGACCGCTATTGATATCCATCCTGGTGCAGAGATCGGAGAGTCTTTTTTTATTGATCATGGCGCAGGCGTGGTCATTGGAGAGACCTGTGTCATTGGCAATCGGGTGCGTTTGTACCAGGGCGTGACTCTTGGCGCTTTATCGCTTCCCAAAGGAGCAGGCAGGAAGATGAGAGACATCAAGCGTCATCCAACTATCGAGGATGATGTGATTGTCTATGCCAGTGCGATTATTCTTGGTGGCGATACAGTGGTTGGGGCTCGATCCATTGTGGGTGGTAATGTTTGGTTGACCAAGAGCATTGGTCCAGACACTAAGGTTTTGGTGAAGCAGCCAGAGCTTGTGTATAGAGGAAAGGATGAGTAG
- the ftsZ gene encoding cell division protein FtsZ: MSYRMAEEESVATIKVIGVGGGGGNAINTMVDNRLTGVQFVAANTDMQALENSKADIRIQLGPTITKGMGAGADPSMGRDAAQESLDDLANAISGADMVFVTAGLGGGTGTGAAPIIAKLSKEQGALTVSVVTKPFYFEAKKRMHNAEAGWEELKKNSDTIITVPNDRLLGLMQKNSTLVDMMKMVDDVLLQAVKGITDLINLPGHINVDFADLKTVMKEVGPAIMGSGSASGENRATEAAKRAIDNQLLEDVGIDGALGILINISATNSLTMGEFMEASALIQEKAHEDANIIIGALFDENMGDELRVTVIATGIANFEDSAETISEFDVVSRAGKNKVKSLNTGSKGGIDLDQQRPPRNQPTSFARPNPVPKGLRPMPTPIFDEQNDLAEWDEPAYIRKKAN; this comes from the coding sequence ATGTCATATAGAATGGCAGAAGAAGAATCGGTGGCGACTATTAAGGTGATCGGAGTTGGTGGTGGCGGAGGTAATGCCATTAACACTATGGTCGATAATCGGCTGACCGGTGTGCAATTTGTCGCTGCAAACACAGATATGCAGGCATTGGAAAACTCCAAAGCGGATATTCGTATCCAATTGGGACCGACTATTACGAAGGGTATGGGGGCTGGTGCTGATCCCTCTATGGGACGAGATGCAGCTCAGGAAAGTCTGGATGACTTGGCCAATGCCATATCCGGTGCGGATATGGTCTTTGTTACCGCCGGTCTCGGCGGTGGAACCGGAACAGGAGCAGCACCGATTATTGCCAAGCTCAGTAAAGAGCAGGGCGCGCTGACGGTTTCTGTTGTCACCAAACCGTTTTATTTTGAAGCCAAGAAACGCATGCATAATGCCGAGGCTGGTTGGGAGGAGTTAAAGAAAAACTCTGATACCATTATCACGGTTCCCAATGATCGTTTGCTCGGCCTGATGCAAAAAAATTCCACCTTGGTGGATATGATGAAGATGGTGGATGATGTCCTTTTACAAGCAGTTAAGGGTATCACTGATCTTATTAACCTGCCCGGCCATATCAATGTCGACTTTGCCGACTTGAAGACCGTTATGAAGGAAGTTGGTCCGGCCATTATGGGCTCTGGCTCAGCTTCTGGAGAAAATCGTGCCACTGAGGCTGCCAAACGAGCTATTGATAACCAGTTGCTGGAAGATGTGGGGATTGATGGTGCCTTAGGTATCCTGATCAATATTTCCGCCACCAACTCTCTGACTATGGGTGAGTTCATGGAGGCTTCTGCCCTGATTCAGGAGAAGGCCCATGAGGATGCCAATATCATTATCGGTGCCCTGTTTGATGAGAATATGGGGGATGAGTTGCGCGTAACCGTCATCGCCACGGGTATTGCGAATTTTGAGGATTCTGCGGAGACTATTTCTGAGTTTGATGTAGTGAGTCGCGCTGGTAAGAATAAGGTGAAATCTCTCAATACTGGAAGCAAAGGGGGAATTGATTTGGACCAACAACGTCCACCGCGTAATCAGCCGACCAGCTTTGCTCGCCCTAATCCGGTACCCAAAGGATTACGTCCCATGCCGACCCCGATCTTTGATGAACAGAATGATCTGGCAGAATGGGATGAGCCTGCGTATATCCGCAAAAAAGCTAACTAG
- the ftsA gene encoding cell division protein FtsA: MCAMEELDIKVAAEVEETEQPQEPKRVEPSRGTGELVAGLDIGTTKICAVIGEVFEDGCVNIIGVGTAASSGMKKGVVVNIEATVKAIRQAIDSASDMAGCDIETVYVGIAGTHIKGFNSPGIIAINNQQIRQKEIQAVIHAAQTVKISDNQQIIHVLPQEYMVDDHTGIQNPLGMTGVRLATNVHIVTADVTSLHNLVTSCSRAGLNVAEVVLESVASARAVLTQDEMELGVALLDIGGGTTDLAVFCNGTIKYTWELALGGNNLTNDLSVGLRTPLQEAEMLKYRYGGAVSSLVKENHIIEVPTVGDRKARKVSQRVMVEILEARMEEILQVVNKKICGSGYRNRINAGMVITGGTALLANVVDMAEQVFDMPVRVSFPRGVGGRIEDVESPRCTTAVGLVLYGSNNKEIIPVEHDGILSRLRSFLKNII, translated from the coding sequence ATGTGCGCAATGGAAGAGCTGGATATAAAGGTTGCAGCTGAAGTGGAGGAAACGGAGCAGCCGCAAGAACCCAAGAGAGTCGAGCCGAGTCGTGGCACCGGAGAACTGGTTGCCGGGCTGGATATCGGTACCACCAAAATATGTGCAGTCATCGGTGAGGTTTTTGAAGACGGCTGTGTAAATATTATTGGGGTGGGGACTGCTGCCTCTTCAGGGATGAAGAAGGGCGTTGTGGTCAATATTGAAGCCACGGTCAAAGCGATTCGTCAGGCCATTGATAGTGCTTCTGATATGGCTGGTTGCGATATCGAGACGGTCTATGTCGGTATAGCCGGAACCCATATTAAGGGCTTCAACTCGCCGGGAATCATCGCGATTAATAATCAGCAGATACGGCAGAAAGAGATCCAGGCTGTTATTCACGCTGCCCAGACTGTGAAGATCTCTGATAATCAGCAAATCATTCATGTTCTGCCCCAGGAATACATGGTTGATGACCACACTGGTATTCAGAATCCCTTGGGAATGACCGGGGTTCGCTTGGCGACTAATGTTCATATTGTGACGGCTGATGTCACCTCATTGCATAACTTGGTTACCAGTTGTAGTCGGGCTGGCCTGAATGTTGCTGAGGTGGTCCTGGAGTCCGTGGCTTCAGCCCGGGCGGTCCTGACTCAAGATGAAATGGAACTCGGTGTGGCCTTGCTGGATATCGGTGGAGGAACCACAGATTTGGCCGTGTTCTGTAATGGTACGATCAAATATACCTGGGAACTGGCTTTGGGCGGTAATAATCTGACCAATGATCTTTCCGTAGGGCTCCGTACCCCTTTGCAGGAGGCGGAGATGCTCAAATATCGCTATGGCGGTGCTGTTTCTTCTTTGGTCAAGGAAAATCATATCATCGAGGTGCCCACTGTCGGTGATCGCAAGGCCCGTAAGGTCTCGCAGCGGGTGATGGTGGAGATCCTTGAGGCCCGAATGGAAGAAATACTTCAGGTGGTGAATAAAAAAATCTGTGGATCCGGGTATAGAAACCGGATTAATGCAGGTATGGTGATCACCGGCGGAACCGCCCTGTTGGCCAATGTTGTTGATATGGCAGAGCAGGTGTTTGATATGCCGGTACGGGTCAGCTTTCCCCGTGGAGTTGGGGGGAGAATAGAAGATGTTGAATCGCCGCGCTGTACGACCGCTGTCGGCCTTGTTTTATATGGAAGTAATAATAAGGAAATAATCCCAGTTGAACATGATGGCATTTTGAGTAGGCTGAGGAGTTTTCTGAAAAATATTATTTAG
- the murB gene encoding UDP-N-acetylmuramate dehydrogenase, which translates to MNQQQRELLAELVKDWPTAIQFDVSMASYSTLRAGGKAAALIDVYSLADLRFLLEQLHEEQLVFRVIGRGSNILVTDKGFPGVIIRLKGEFEQIELAEDARRGDVVQEGPLLKVGGGCSLARFLSWCTQQGLAGLEFMTGIPGSVGGAVRMNAGALGGEIGDRLQSLVLLDGQGKIITVPRSDLHLSYRKAELADKDLDALIIAFACFVLRPDTQEEIRSRCAGLLAQRKGKQPAGVASAGSFFKNPSGDAAGRLIEAAGLKGHYCGEAMVSPVHANFIVNTGKGTVTDILNLMELVQDRVFQKFAVRLEPEVEII; encoded by the coding sequence ATGAACCAGCAGCAGCGAGAACTCTTGGCTGAGCTAGTAAAAGATTGGCCCACAGCGATACAGTTTGATGTGTCTATGGCCTCGTATTCCACTCTGCGAGCAGGGGGGAAGGCTGCAGCCTTGATTGATGTGTATAGTCTTGCCGATTTGCGGTTTCTTCTTGAACAACTGCATGAAGAGCAACTTGTCTTTCGGGTGATAGGGCGCGGCTCCAATATTCTGGTCACAGATAAGGGTTTTCCTGGGGTGATTATTCGCCTGAAAGGAGAATTTGAGCAGATTGAGCTTGCCGAAGATGCCCGAAGGGGAGATGTCGTTCAGGAGGGACCGCTGCTCAAGGTAGGAGGCGGTTGTTCGCTGGCCCGATTTCTCTCCTGGTGTACTCAACAGGGGCTGGCTGGGCTGGAGTTTATGACGGGTATTCCAGGGTCGGTGGGCGGTGCAGTGCGGATGAATGCCGGGGCCTTGGGCGGAGAGATTGGAGATCGTCTGCAGAGTCTTGTGTTGCTTGATGGTCAGGGCAAGATTATCACGGTGCCAAGGTCGGACCTGCATCTCTCGTATCGCAAGGCTGAGCTTGCCGACAAGGATCTTGATGCATTGATTATTGCTTTTGCCTGTTTTGTTCTGCGCCCTGATACACAGGAAGAAATACGTTCCCGCTGTGCGGGACTTCTAGCGCAGAGGAAAGGAAAGCAGCCTGCTGGAGTGGCTTCGGCAGGTTCGTTTTTTAAGAATCCGAGCGGGGATGCTGCTGGCCGTCTGATTGAGGCTGCTGGTCTGAAGGGACATTATTGTGGAGAGGCGATGGTGTCTCCGGTGCATGCAAATTTTATTGTCAATACCGGGAAAGGGACAGTAACAGACATCCTGAATTTGATGGAACTGGTGCAGGACAGGGTTTTTCAGAAGTTCGCTGTCAGGTTGGAGCCGGAAGTGGAAATTATCTAG
- a CDS encoding thioredoxin family protein has product MIGFSSGGDEIAWKEYQDGLAQAKREGKPAIIIFYSESCSACKKYKNVLREESVVEASKSFVMIRVNTRQQPKLSREYLFDGRYVPRTFAVSPDGKIMHHLYPSKRYKYFIGLDSDNLLGLMQNAQAEIKR; this is encoded by the coding sequence TTGATCGGATTTTCTTCCGGTGGGGATGAGATCGCCTGGAAAGAATACCAGGATGGATTGGCGCAGGCCAAGAGAGAGGGAAAGCCTGCAATTATTATCTTTTATTCGGAATCCTGTTCTGCTTGTAAGAAGTATAAGAATGTCTTGCGGGAAGAGAGTGTTGTTGAAGCGTCAAAATCTTTTGTTATGATCCGGGTGAATACCCGCCAGCAGCCCAAACTCAGCCGAGAATATTTGTTTGATGGCAGATATGTGCCGAGGACCTTTGCTGTTTCTCCTGATGGCAAGATAATGCATCATCTCTACCCATCGAAGCGATATAAGTATTTTATCGGGCTTGATTCCGACAACCTACTGGGCCTGATGCAGAACGCGCAGGCCGAGATCAAACGTTAA